The following proteins are co-located in the Heliorestis convoluta genome:
- the rbr gene encoding rubrerythrin — MSPKKVVQNVPGLKGTETEKNLLAAFAGESQARNKYEFFAEIAEKEGYRQIGQIFRETAINERMHAKRFLQAATNLGTTEENLLMAAAGENEEWTMLYRDFEVKAREEGFEEVADLFKEIAEVEEAHEKRYRALAESVKAGKVFTRDTAVDWHCLNCGYIHNGTEAPDICPACQHPQGWYEVAPYNY, encoded by the coding sequence TTGAGTCCAAAGAAAGTTGTACAAAATGTTCCTGGCCTAAAAGGTACGGAGACAGAGAAAAATTTATTAGCTGCCTTCGCCGGTGAATCTCAAGCAAGAAACAAATATGAATTTTTTGCTGAGATTGCTGAAAAAGAAGGCTACCGTCAAATCGGTCAAATTTTTAGAGAGACTGCTATCAACGAAAGAATGCACGCGAAACGTTTTCTTCAGGCTGCTACCAATCTAGGTACAACGGAAGAGAACCTACTTATGGCTGCAGCGGGTGAGAACGAAGAGTGGACCATGCTGTATAGAGACTTTGAAGTAAAAGCTCGTGAAGAAGGCTTTGAAGAAGTAGCTGATCTTTTCAAAGAAATTGCTGAAGTAGAAGAAGCTCATGAAAAGCGCTATCGTGCTTTGGCTGAAAGCGTGAAAGCTGGTAAAGTCTTTACTCGCGACACAGCTGTTGATTGGCACTGCTTGAACTGCGGCTATATTCATAACGGTACCGAAGCACCCGATATTTGCCCTGCTTGTCAGCATCCCCAAGGCTGGTACGAAGTGGCACCCTATAACTATTAA
- a CDS encoding DUF1538 domain-containing protein, producing the protein MHEWKEIVLEVIQAVIPVIVVVFLLQVFVVSMPTSVFLQFLIGAAMVMAGLVLFLQGVQIGLLPMGEAIGAELPNRGSIFFLVFAAFMLGFVVTVAEPDVRILASQVEFASEGEISKTILITMVALGVAFFVGLAMLRIVLGVPIAYILAAGYAIVLILSFFTPENFVPIAFDAGGVTTGPMTVPFILSLGLGTVSVLGGKSSLSDGFGLVGLASIGPIIAVLLLGVMYG; encoded by the coding sequence TTGCATGAATGGAAAGAAATCGTATTAGAAGTCATTCAAGCTGTGATTCCCGTAATTGTTGTCGTTTTTTTATTGCAAGTTTTTGTTGTTTCCATGCCCACGTCCGTATTTCTCCAATTTTTAATTGGTGCTGCCATGGTGATGGCAGGTCTTGTGCTCTTTTTACAAGGTGTTCAAATCGGTTTATTACCGATGGGTGAAGCCATTGGCGCAGAGCTACCCAACCGAGGCTCTATCTTTTTTCTCGTCTTTGCTGCTTTTATGCTTGGTTTCGTTGTGACGGTAGCAGAGCCAGACGTTCGCATATTAGCCAGCCAAGTTGAGTTTGCTTCTGAAGGCGAAATTAGTAAAACCATTTTAATAACCATGGTAGCACTGGGGGTCGCTTTTTTTGTCGGTCTGGCTATGCTACGTATTGTACTAGGCGTACCAATCGCCTACATTCTTGCAGCAGGCTATGCGATTGTCTTAATCCTTTCTTTTTTCACGCCGGAAAATTTTGTGCCCATTGCCTTTGATGCTGGTGGCGTCACCACAGGACCTATGACCGTACCCTTTATTCTTTCTCTCGGCCTTGGTACAGTCTCCGTACTAGGCGGTAAATCTTCTTTGAGTGACGGTTTCGGACTGGTTGGTCTGGCCTCCATTGGTCCCATTATTGCCGTTCTCCTGCTAGGAGTGATGTATGGTTGA
- a CDS encoding P-II family nitrogen regulator, translating into MQVNSHDLIVTIVKKGWSERIIKAAKAAGSEGATILYGRGTGIHEQKKLLGIPIEPEKEIILTVINKCKTDQVLEAIMEAGELKKPATGISFVLGLDKVVGIAHLMNKC; encoded by the coding sequence ATGCAAGTAAATAGTCATGATCTTATTGTTACCATCGTAAAAAAAGGTTGGTCTGAACGAATTATCAAAGCAGCCAAAGCTGCCGGTTCTGAAGGCGCTACCATTCTCTACGGTCGCGGTACGGGGATACACGAACAAAAGAAGTTGCTTGGTATACCAATTGAGCCGGAAAAAGAAATTATTTTAACGGTAATCAACAAATGTAAAACCGATCAAGTCTTAGAAGCCATTATGGAAGCCGGTGAATTGAAAAAGCCTGCAACGGGGATTAGCTTTGTTCTCGGCTTAGATAAAGTCGTGGGTATTGCTCACCTTATGAATAAATGTTAA
- a CDS encoding DUF1538 domain-containing protein, which produces MSDLVIFQGMGHVFLEVFQALAPLLLFFFFFQIFYLKQSKEFVIRVVKGVVLTFFGLTLFLHGVHIGFLPAGREMGEIMGAYEHRWILIPIGFVLGFVATMAEPAVRVLSSQVQEASTGYIQEKIMIYTLSFGVAVFVALGMAKIIYGIPLYYLVVPGYLLAMVLLKFSNATFTSIAFDAGGVATGPMTVTFIMAMAIGVATVMENRDPVIDGFGLIALVALAPILSVITLGVFLGHREKEEA; this is translated from the coding sequence TTGAGCGATCTGGTTATTTTTCAGGGCATGGGCCATGTATTTCTTGAGGTCTTTCAAGCACTTGCACCGTTGTTGCTTTTCTTTTTCTTCTTTCAAATTTTTTATCTGAAGCAATCGAAAGAATTTGTTATACGGGTCGTAAAAGGCGTCGTTCTCACATTTTTTGGCTTGACCCTCTTTCTACATGGTGTTCATATTGGTTTTTTGCCTGCAGGAAGAGAAATGGGAGAAATCATGGGTGCTTACGAACATCGATGGATTTTAATCCCCATTGGCTTTGTATTGGGTTTTGTAGCTACCATGGCAGAGCCAGCTGTTCGTGTTCTTAGCTCGCAAGTCCAAGAAGCTTCTACAGGCTATATTCAAGAAAAGATTATGATTTATACTCTTTCTTTTGGCGTAGCTGTTTTTGTTGCTCTTGGTATGGCAAAAATCATCTATGGTATTCCACTTTATTATCTCGTTGTTCCCGGTTACCTGTTGGCCATGGTTCTGCTTAAATTTTCTAACGCCACCTTTACTTCCATTGCTTTTGACGCTGGTGGTGTCGCTACAGGGCCGATGACGGTAACTTTTATCATGGCCATGGCCATTGGTGTCGCCACTGTCATGGAGAACCGCGATCCTGTTATAGACGGTTTTGGATTGATTGCCCTTGTAGCACTAGCACCGATCTTATCAGTCATCACCTTGGGTGTTTTTTTGGGGCACCGTGAAAAGGAGGAAGCCTAA